A genomic window from Salvia splendens isolate huo1 chromosome 11, SspV2, whole genome shotgun sequence includes:
- the LOC121754659 gene encoding protein FAR1-RELATED SEQUENCE 5-like produces the protein MEEVVVVPECSAAMKPVVGQKFQSLDFAFAFYDIYARAVGFDTRKQAMRKVDDVTTWYQVVCNREGRKKGGEDDQLNARSGFTIKRRKLSKRCGCTASISFRFFSEDGSSGYIIHEFNEIHNHHMVETEHQQFMSSNRKLDDVHHKFILDCSRANIGPTLTFKVLKEILGGFELTGCTVGDIRNASRDIKEYAQGYDVQMVLDDMARKKEISEAYTYHYEVNESDQLVALFWCDGVMKRNYHMFGDTVSFDSTYCMIFTPFTGKDNHGSPVTFAAGAGLQRENRGFCLAVQTFCRLYGCSTQDDCDLSRFGYAISD, from the exons atggaagaag TGGTTGTTGTACCTGAATGTTCCGCCGCGATGAAGCCTGTTGTAGGTCAGAAATTCCAATCATTGGATTTTGCTTTTGCTTTCTACGACATATATGCCCGTGCAGTTGGCTTCGATACGCGCAAACAAGCTATGAGGAAGGTTGATGATGTCACGACCTGGTATCAAGTTGTATGCAACAGGGAAGGAAGGAAAAAGGGTGGTGAGGATGACCAGCTGAATGCTCGTTCTGGTTTCACTATCAAGCGTAGGAAGTTATCTAAGCGGTGTGGTTGCACAGCTAGTATATCCTTCAGGTTTTTCTCGGAAGATGGCTCGTCGGGATACATAATTCACGAGTTCAATGAGATTCATAACCATCACATGGTTGAGACGGAACATCAGCAATTCATGTCTAGTAATCGCAAGTTGGATGATGTTCATCATAAATTTATCCTCGACTGTTCAAGGGCGAATATAGGACCCACGCTTACATTTAAGGTATTGAAGGAGATTCTTGGTGGGTTCGAACTGACTGGTTGCACGGTTGGGGATATCAGGAATGCCTCACGGGACATCAAAGAATATGCACAAGGATATGATGTACAAATGGTGTTGGATGACATGGCGAGGAAGAAGGAGATTTCCGAGGCTTACACCTATCACTACGAAGTTAACGAATCTGACCAGTTGGTTGCTTTGTTTTGGTGCGACGGTGTAATGAAGAGAAATTACCACATGTTTGGTGATACTGTGTCCTTCGACTCCAC GTACTGTATGATCTTCACTCCTTTCACTGGAAAGGATAATCATGGTAGTCCTGTGACATTTGCAGCAGGGGCTGGTTTGCAGCGAGAAAACAGGGGCTTTTGCTTGGCTGTTCAGACATTTTGTAGATTGTATGGGTGTAGCACCCAGGATGATTGTGACCTATCAAGATTTGGGTATGCGATCAGCGATTGA